Proteins from a genomic interval of Cyanobium sp. AMD-g:
- the katG gene encoding catalase/peroxidase HPI: protein MEGLSPEAGGDASGQCPFLHGKLRGSTAGARSNRDWWPRQLNLAVLHQHSPLVDPMGTGFNYAQAFRRLDLEALRQDLVALMTTSQDWWPADYGHYGPFFVRMAWHSAGTYRIHDGRGGAGSGTQRFAPLNSWPDNGNLDKARRLLWPIKQTYGSALSWADLIIFAGNCAIESMGLPTLGFAGGRQDVWEPQIDIDWGPETEWLGDKRYSGDRELEDPLGAVQMGLIYVNPEGPNGEPDPLAAARDIRETFARMAMDDEETVALIAGGHTFGKCHGAGDPDLVGPEPEAASLVEQGLGWRNRFGSGKGDDTTTSGLEGAWTANPIQWDGGYFDNLFGYEWELEKSPAGAWQWRPTDPAAAGTVPDAHDPSKRHAPMMATTDLSLRVDPAYLEISRRFHANPDQLGEAFRRAWFKLVHRDMGPRSRYLGSLVPEEVMLWQDPIPPVDHPLVDAGDIAELKGRILAAGLPISQLVATAWAAAASFRGSDKRGGANGGRLALAPQKDWEVNQPAKLARALEAYEAIRQAFNGSQSDGKRISLADLIVLGGCAGIEEAVRRGGHVVTVPFTPGRMDASQDETDVASFAVLEPKADGFRNYLRPGLPASAEELLIDKAQLLTLTAPEMTALVGGLRVLDANHGKSRHGVFTHRPETLSNDFFVNLLDMGTTWTATSEAEDSFEGRDRHTGDLKWIASRVDLIFGSNAQLRAIAEVYGSADAAEHFVAAFVAAWSKVMDLDRFELA from the coding sequence CGGGACTGGTGGCCGCGGCAGCTGAACCTGGCGGTGCTGCATCAGCACTCGCCCCTGGTCGATCCGATGGGCACGGGCTTCAACTACGCCCAGGCCTTCAGGAGGCTTGATCTGGAGGCCCTGCGGCAGGACCTGGTCGCCCTGATGACCACCTCCCAGGACTGGTGGCCGGCCGACTACGGCCACTACGGGCCGTTTTTCGTGCGCATGGCCTGGCACAGCGCCGGCACCTACCGGATCCACGACGGCCGCGGCGGCGCCGGCTCCGGCACCCAGCGCTTCGCCCCCCTCAACAGCTGGCCCGACAACGGCAACCTCGACAAGGCGCGGCGCCTGCTCTGGCCCATCAAGCAGACGTACGGAAGCGCCCTCTCCTGGGCCGACCTGATCATCTTCGCGGGCAACTGCGCCATCGAATCGATGGGCCTGCCCACCCTGGGCTTCGCCGGCGGCCGGCAGGACGTCTGGGAGCCGCAGATCGACATCGACTGGGGCCCGGAGACCGAATGGCTGGGGGACAAGCGCTACAGCGGCGACCGCGAGCTGGAGGATCCGCTGGGTGCCGTGCAGATGGGGCTGATCTACGTGAACCCCGAGGGGCCCAACGGCGAGCCCGATCCCCTCGCCGCCGCGCGGGACATCCGTGAGACCTTCGCCCGCATGGCGATGGACGACGAGGAGACCGTCGCCCTGATCGCCGGGGGCCACACCTTCGGCAAGTGCCACGGGGCCGGTGATCCGGACCTGGTGGGGCCGGAACCCGAGGCGGCCAGCCTGGTGGAGCAGGGGCTGGGCTGGCGCAACCGCTTCGGCAGCGGCAAGGGGGACGACACGACCACCAGCGGCCTGGAGGGCGCCTGGACCGCCAACCCCATCCAGTGGGACGGCGGCTACTTCGACAACCTGTTCGGCTACGAGTGGGAGCTGGAGAAGAGTCCGGCCGGGGCCTGGCAGTGGCGGCCCACCGATCCGGCGGCTGCCGGCACCGTGCCCGATGCCCACGACCCGTCGAAGCGCCACGCGCCGATGATGGCCACCACCGATCTCTCCCTGCGGGTCGATCCGGCCTACCTGGAGATCTCCCGGCGGTTCCATGCCAACCCCGACCAGCTGGGGGAGGCCTTCCGCCGCGCCTGGTTCAAGCTCGTGCACCGGGACATGGGGCCCCGCTCCCGCTACCTGGGCAGCCTGGTGCCGGAGGAGGTGATGCTCTGGCAGGACCCGATTCCGCCCGTCGACCACCCCCTGGTGGACGCTGGCGACATCGCCGAGCTCAAGGGGCGGATCCTGGCGGCGGGGCTGCCCATCTCCCAGCTGGTGGCCACCGCCTGGGCCGCGGCCGCCAGCTTCCGCGGCTCCGACAAGCGCGGCGGCGCCAACGGCGGCCGGCTGGCGCTGGCCCCCCAGAAGGACTGGGAGGTGAACCAGCCCGCCAAGCTGGCCCGGGCCCTTGAGGCCTACGAGGCAATCCGCCAGGCCTTCAACGGCTCCCAGTCCGATGGCAAACGCATCTCCCTGGCCGATCTGATCGTGCTCGGCGGCTGCGCCGGCATTGAGGAGGCGGTCCGTCGCGGCGGCCACGTGGTGACGGTGCCCTTCACCCCCGGGCGCATGGATGCCTCCCAGGACGAGACGGATGTGGCCTCCTTCGCCGTGCTCGAACCGAAGGCCGACGGCTTCCGCAACTACCTGCGGCCAGGCCTGCCGGCCTCCGCCGAGGAGCTGCTGATCGACAAGGCCCAGCTGCTCACCCTCACCGCCCCGGAAATGACGGCGCTGGTGGGGGGCCTGCGGGTGCTCGATGCCAACCACGGCAAGTCACGGCATGGGGTCTTCACCCACCGCCCCGAGACCCTCAGCAACGACTTCTTCGTGAACCTGCTCGACATGGGCACCACCTGGACGGCGACCTCCGAGGCGGAGGACAGCTTCGAGGGCCGCGATCGCCACACCGGTGATCTGAAGTGGATCGCCAGCCGCGTCGACCTGATCTTCGGCTCCAACGCCCAGTTGCGGGCGATCGCCGAGGTCTACGGCTCCGCCGACGCCGCTGAACACTTCGTGGCCGCCTTCGTGGCCGCCTGGAGCAAGGTCATGGACCTCGACCGCTTCGAGCTGGCCTGA